The Tripterygium wilfordii isolate XIE 37 chromosome 17, ASM1340144v1, whole genome shotgun sequence genome has a window encoding:
- the LOC119982145 gene encoding uncharacterized protein LOC119982145 gives MKSWASLGCNKVPCTCVYELVTEQKKSSHEALDYCSCRENDGLGDEEIEEFLHSSVKRGRGTVGSRMDETGPYLPACSDSKDNLSTSPCVSEPCYMRSRDKPSSLKSSEDELDKKRKKAKSKLCSISKEKHCKMRKSK, from the exons ATGAAGTCTTGGGCTTCGTTGGGGTGCAACAAG GTTCCTTGCACGTGTGTGTATGAACTCGTTACCGAACAGAAG AAATCGAGCCATGAAGCACTTGATTACTGCTCTTGTAGAGAGAATGACGGTCTTGGGGATGAGGAGATTGAGGAATTTTTACACTCAAG TGTTAAGCGTGGCCGGGGTACTGTAGGTTCAAGGATGGATGAAACTGGTCCTTATCTTCCAGCTTGTTCAGACTCCAAGGACAATTTGTCAACAAGTCCTTGTGTGAGCGAGCCCTGTTATATGAGGTCCAGAGATAAGCCATCTTCACTGAAATCTTCGGAGGATGAGCTTgacaaaaagaggaagaaggcaAAAAGCAAGCTATGTAGCATCTCAAAAGAAAAGCACTGTAAAATGCGCAAATCTAAATAA